A stretch of Chitinophaga caeni DNA encodes these proteins:
- the pdeM gene encoding ligase-associated DNA damage response endonuclease PdeM: MEETAFEHKGQQWKLSAGKAIYWKDERALIIADLHCGKSAHFRKAGIAVPSNLVEVDLRRLQQLITFYCPDRLIVVGDMFHSDYNNDIAYFKIWRQQFQSLQFELVNGNHDILALDIYDQLNISCYDFLDIQNIHFAHDPEMHRAKEKQYVLSGHLHPGVSISGAAKQSMRLPCFYFGDDYGVLPAFSRFTGMYTIKAQKSEPVFVVAENKIIRMQ, translated from the coding sequence ATGGAAGAGACGGCTTTCGAGCATAAAGGTCAACAGTGGAAATTATCTGCCGGCAAGGCTATTTATTGGAAAGATGAAAGGGCATTAATCATCGCGGACCTTCACTGCGGGAAGTCAGCCCATTTTAGGAAAGCCGGGATCGCTGTACCATCGAATCTTGTCGAGGTAGATCTACGTAGGTTGCAACAACTGATTACCTTTTATTGCCCGGATCGCCTTATCGTTGTTGGAGATATGTTTCATAGTGATTATAACAATGATATTGCATATTTTAAAATATGGCGGCAACAATTCCAATCGTTACAATTCGAACTTGTAAATGGAAATCATGATATTTTAGCCCTCGATATTTATGATCAATTGAATATTTCCTGTTATGATTTCCTGGATATTCAAAACATTCATTTTGCCCATGATCCTGAAATGCACCGGGCCAAGGAAAAACAGTACGTGTTATCCGGCCATTTGCATCCCGGGGTAAGCATTTCCGGGGCAGCCAAGCAATCCATGCGCTTACCATGTTTTTATTTTGGTGATGATTACGGGGTTTTGCCTGCCTTTAGCCGATTCACAGGTATGTACACGATCAAGGCACAAAAATCGGAACCGGTATTTGTTGTGGCAGAAAATAAAATCATCAGGATGCAATGA
- a CDS encoding WYL domain-containing protein, whose amino-acid sequence MYSTLHLLHMAIAERKPVEFDYSVPGAAPGKRIGHPHAVFSTSQGHIHVDIYKISGACTDPSDALPIWKEYRIEFISNMVLLEHEPFEIAPSFNMEANKYEKIIDAVGLKK is encoded by the coding sequence ATGTACAGTACCCTGCATTTATTACATATGGCTATTGCAGAACGGAAACCTGTAGAGTTTGACTACAGCGTTCCCGGCGCAGCACCCGGTAAAAGAATAGGGCATCCCCATGCCGTGTTTTCTACCAGTCAAGGCCATATTCATGTAGATATTTACAAAATCAGCGGTGCATGTACCGACCCTTCAGATGCTCTGCCCATTTGGAAAGAATACCGGATCGAGTTTATTTCAAATATGGTTTTACTCGAACATGAACCTTTTGAAATTGCGCCCAGCTTCAATATGGAAGCAAATAAATACGAGAAAATCATCGATGCGGTAGGCCTAAAAAAATAG
- a CDS encoding ligase-associated DNA damage response DEXH box helicase yields the protein MPYSKGWKLIEEWFAAKGQQPFAFQEEAWEHLLHGRSGLVNAPTGFGKTFSLFLGHVIEWIDQHADSFATKTGNGLQLIWITPLRALAKDIGRAMETALTELGIAWQVGIRSGDTSTQVRRQQLSQMPEILIITPESLHILLSQKNHTALFKKLRTIVCDEWHELLGNKRGVMVELALSRLKMLCPKLRTWGISATIGNLEEAMEVLLGPGTADGIIIKASLNKNIELHSIIPPEIETYPWAGHLGLKMLHQVIPIIENSKTTLLFTNTRGQSEIWYQEILRQYPEFAGTIALHHGSIDAELRAWVEEALHNGILKLVVCTSSLDLGVDFRPVDTVIQVGSPKGVARFLQRAGRSGHSPYEISKIWFVPTHAMELVEAAALKTAMKMEYVEDRQPTMLAWDVLLQYLVTLGVSGGFDPDQTFIEIQNTYCFQSISSDEWSWLLNFLTSGGEALYQYDEYKKLHIDEDGLYVCTNRTIASRHRMHIGTIVSSPMLKVKFLAGGYIGVIEEWFISRLNPGDFFTLGGKRLEFVMIKDMTVLVRKAGTGKSIVPSWMGGRMPLSANLGRMLRQKFNEANQSKRSKDIEMRALTPLFQLQKELSFIPGENELLIEKIYTKDGYHLFVYPFEGRLVHEVMAALLAFRLSKLQPISFSIAMNDYGFELLSDQPIPLDAENVKQLFSTEHLNIDIQSSVNATEMARRKFRDISVISGLVFQGFPGKHKAGKHLQSSSSLIFNVFKDYDPQNLLLKEAFNEAFFEQMEEVRLRHTLERIQTSQVIITEPQKLTPFCFPIKVDSLRETLTSEQLTDRIKKMTLD from the coding sequence ATGCCGTACTCGAAAGGATGGAAGTTGATCGAAGAATGGTTCGCGGCAAAAGGGCAGCAACCATTCGCATTCCAAGAAGAAGCTTGGGAACATTTATTGCATGGTCGATCCGGGTTAGTGAATGCCCCTACCGGGTTCGGTAAAACCTTTTCATTATTCCTGGGCCATGTTATTGAATGGATCGATCAACACGCCGATTCATTTGCCACTAAAACAGGCAATGGCTTGCAATTGATCTGGATTACTCCCTTAAGAGCTTTGGCAAAAGATATTGGCAGGGCCATGGAAACGGCTTTAACCGAACTGGGTATTGCCTGGCAAGTAGGTATCAGGAGCGGTGATACCAGTACGCAGGTTCGCAGGCAGCAACTGTCCCAGATGCCGGAAATATTGATTATCACACCCGAAAGTTTACATATTTTATTATCACAAAAGAACCATACCGCTTTATTCAAAAAACTACGAACCATCGTTTGTGACGAATGGCATGAATTGCTTGGTAATAAACGGGGCGTTATGGTGGAGTTGGCTTTGTCGAGGCTAAAGATGTTATGTCCAAAACTGAGAACCTGGGGAATATCTGCCACCATCGGCAACCTAGAAGAAGCCATGGAAGTACTTTTGGGTCCGGGTACAGCAGACGGCATTATCATCAAGGCATCTTTGAATAAAAATATCGAATTACACAGCATTATTCCCCCCGAAATAGAAACATACCCCTGGGCGGGACATCTCGGTTTAAAGATGTTGCACCAGGTGATTCCCATCATAGAAAACAGTAAAACGACACTCCTGTTTACCAATACCCGCGGTCAATCTGAAATATGGTACCAGGAAATTTTGCGGCAGTACCCAGAATTTGCCGGAACCATTGCCTTACATCATGGTTCCATCGATGCCGAGTTGAGAGCTTGGGTGGAAGAAGCGCTACATAACGGTATTTTAAAACTGGTGGTTTGTACCTCCAGCTTAGACCTCGGCGTAGATTTCAGGCCGGTAGATACCGTGATACAAGTAGGAAGCCCGAAAGGTGTGGCGAGATTCCTGCAAAGAGCAGGGCGGAGCGGGCATAGTCCTTACGAGATCAGCAAAATCTGGTTCGTACCGACACATGCCATGGAGCTGGTAGAAGCGGCTGCACTGAAAACCGCTATGAAGATGGAGTATGTAGAAGATCGTCAACCCACGATGCTTGCTTGGGATGTGCTGTTGCAGTACCTTGTTACGCTGGGTGTTTCAGGCGGCTTTGATCCCGATCAAACCTTTATTGAAATTCAAAATACTTATTGTTTTCAATCGATATCAAGTGATGAATGGAGCTGGTTGTTGAACTTCCTCACAAGCGGTGGGGAAGCATTATATCAATACGATGAATATAAAAAATTGCATATCGATGAAGATGGTTTGTATGTGTGCACAAACCGTACGATTGCCTCGCGGCACCGGATGCATATAGGAACGATCGTAAGCAGCCCGATGTTAAAAGTAAAATTCCTCGCCGGCGGGTATATCGGCGTTATCGAAGAATGGTTTATATCAAGGTTGAATCCCGGTGACTTTTTTACATTAGGCGGTAAAAGATTGGAATTCGTGATGATCAAGGACATGACGGTATTAGTTCGTAAAGCCGGGACAGGCAAAAGTATCGTGCCGAGCTGGATGGGCGGAAGAATGCCGTTGTCGGCCAACCTTGGGCGGATGCTGCGGCAGAAATTCAACGAAGCTAATCAATCCAAGCGTTCCAAGGACATAGAAATGCGGGCATTAACACCTTTATTCCAATTACAAAAAGAGTTGAGCTTTATTCCGGGGGAAAATGAATTATTGATAGAAAAAATATATACCAAAGATGGTTACCATTTATTTGTATATCCATTCGAAGGGAGATTAGTCCACGAAGTAATGGCTGCCCTATTAGCTTTCCGCTTGAGTAAATTGCAACCGATCTCCTTTTCCATCGCGATGAACGATTACGGTTTCGAATTATTATCCGATCAGCCCATTCCTTTAGATGCAGAAAATGTGAAACAATTGTTCAGCACGGAGCATTTAAACATTGATATACAATCGAGTGTAAATGCCACCGAGATGGCCCGCAGGAAGTTCCGTGACATTTCGGTAATCTCGGGATTAGTATTTCAAGGTTTTCCCGGTAAGCATAAGGCAGGCAAGCATTTACAATCATCATCTTCTTTGATTTTTAATGTTTTTAAAGACTACGATCCACAAAACTTATTATTAAAAGAAGCTTTTAATGAAGCTTTTTTCGAGCAGATGGAAGAGGTGCGTTTAAGACATACACTGGAACGGATTCAGACCAGCCAGGTCATCATCACCGAACCTCAAAAACTTACGCCCTTCTGCTTCCCAATAAAAGTTGACAGCCTGCGCGAAACCCTTACCAGTGAACAATTAACAGATAGGATTAAGAAAATGACACTGGATTAA
- a CDS encoding XRE family transcriptional regulator: protein MSIVCRNLKHLRKQKGWTQQEFADKLNIKRSLLGAYEEERAEPRTEVLEQVSDMFRVSIDDLLRRDLSSSKESFLERRRQQKLYDNNRQSIVFVPVKAAAGYLAGYNDDEFIEELNTFTLPMLGAGDFRAFEIAGDSMLPTPSGSVIVCHKVDKWDDIRNNEAHIVVTSREGIVYKRVLKSNRAKNKVTLVSDNPQYEPYPVTMEDVLEIWQADAVIQKFGNQSRLSVNHLADMVNSLQEQVSMLKKKIKN from the coding sequence ATGTCTATCGTTTGCCGAAATCTGAAGCACCTGCGTAAACAAAAGGGCTGGACCCAGCAGGAATTTGCCGATAAGTTAAATATTAAGCGTTCGCTTTTGGGTGCTTATGAGGAAGAGCGTGCAGAGCCCCGTACAGAGGTATTAGAGCAAGTGAGCGATATGTTCAGGGTTTCTATCGATGATTTGTTGAGAAGGGATCTCAGCTCTTCGAAGGAAAGTTTCCTGGAAAGGCGCCGCCAACAAAAATTGTATGACAACAACCGCCAAAGCATTGTATTCGTTCCGGTGAAAGCTGCTGCCGGTTACCTGGCAGGTTATAATGATGATGAGTTTATTGAAGAATTGAATACATTCACTTTGCCAATGCTTGGCGCAGGTGATTTCCGCGCGTTCGAGATCGCGGGAGACTCCATGCTACCCACACCTTCCGGAAGTGTGATTGTTTGCCATAAGGTGGATAAATGGGATGACATCCGCAACAATGAAGCCCATATCGTGGTAACCAGCCGCGAAGGAATTGTTTACAAAAGGGTGCTGAAAAGCAACCGCGCCAAAAATAAAGTGACCCTCGTATCTGATAACCCGCAATATGAACCTTACCCGGTTACAATGGAAGATGTGCTGGAAATATGGCAAGCCGATGCCGTCATCCAGAAGTTTGGCAACCAATCCCGCTTAAGTGTCAACCATTTAGCCGATATGGTAAACTCCCTGCAAGAACAAGTCAGTATGTTGAAGAAAAAAATCAAGAACTGA
- a CDS encoding aspartyl protease family protein: MNQPSNRHFSCLWKNLAVFLCLLFGSYLTSKAQQIPASQIVDQLEASIQSKQFDSIKPYLGEHFSVGAYSRPSADGMYQQVINKYHELESLSLVSENKDLHQLEVKYQYKDQDPSISIIQLDQKGKIDRIELFDQLYGLHLNKASKPIGNIPFELVDKKIVVQVHINNHPKVLNMLFDTGADGIGLKKAVADEIGLKVSRQQNTSVVGGTTQVSISSNNTLQLNDKVSLDRQNIAIFPQYDGTLDGLFGGNVMRDYIVCIDFDAKLLRLYTFGKFDYPAGGSIVPMHFTGTASIETAVNIRGQQSMANLTFDTGAGYDIILFGPFVKEHHLLDRFRVESYSTNISFGHTTKTSIGRIDTVMIGNKQLYYPTGTLQHYTDGDEKWSHGDGSLGINIIKQFNVYLNAGSKEFYFVPNQQFGYPSDFWIAQIMYGFEDGKLKVKQLQPGSPAEKSGLLVGDTVEKINGEKANIFEAYDMIKKYQLTWKRVPIKLTLRRGGKKHQLDIANMNM, translated from the coding sequence ATGAACCAACCAAGTAACAGGCATTTTTCCTGCTTATGGAAAAACCTTGCCGTATTTTTATGCCTTCTTTTTGGCTCTTATTTAACTAGTAAAGCACAACAAATTCCGGCATCGCAAATAGTTGATCAACTGGAAGCAAGCATTCAATCCAAGCAATTTGACAGCATCAAACCTTACCTGGGAGAACACTTTAGCGTCGGGGCGTATAGTCGTCCATCAGCCGATGGGATGTATCAGCAGGTTATTAACAAGTACCATGAATTGGAATCATTAAGTCTCGTTAGCGAAAACAAAGATTTGCATCAATTGGAAGTGAAATATCAATATAAGGATCAAGATCCTTCCATATCAATCATCCAGTTAGATCAAAAAGGTAAAATTGACCGGATCGAATTATTCGACCAATTATACGGTTTGCATCTAAACAAAGCATCTAAGCCAATAGGCAATATCCCATTTGAACTCGTCGACAAAAAAATCGTTGTGCAAGTTCACATCAACAATCATCCTAAAGTATTGAATATGCTATTTGATACGGGAGCAGATGGTATCGGTTTGAAAAAAGCAGTAGCTGATGAAATCGGTTTAAAAGTCAGCCGCCAGCAGAATACGAGCGTTGTAGGCGGTACAACACAAGTAAGCATCAGCAGTAATAATACTTTGCAATTAAATGATAAGGTAAGTCTCGATCGGCAAAACATTGCTATTTTTCCTCAATATGATGGTACGTTAGATGGATTATTCGGCGGAAACGTTATGCGGGATTACATTGTTTGTATAGATTTCGATGCGAAATTGTTGCGGCTTTATACTTTCGGAAAATTTGACTATCCCGCTGGCGGAAGTATTGTCCCGATGCATTTCACGGGCACAGCAAGTATTGAAACAGCCGTAAACATCCGCGGGCAACAAAGCATGGCTAATTTAACATTCGATACCGGCGCCGGTTACGACATCATCCTTTTCGGACCATTTGTAAAAGAGCATCATTTGTTGGATCGTTTCAGGGTGGAGAGCTATAGTACGAATATCAGTTTCGGTCATACGACAAAAACCTCTATCGGCCGTATTGATACTGTTATGATCGGCAACAAGCAATTATATTACCCAACGGGTACCTTGCAGCATTATACCGATGGCGATGAAAAATGGTCGCATGGAGATGGCAGTTTGGGTATCAATATCATCAAGCAATTCAACGTGTATTTAAATGCAGGCTCCAAGGAATTTTATTTTGTGCCGAATCAACAATTCGGTTACCCTTCCGATTTTTGGATCGCGCAAATTATGTATGGCTTCGAGGATGGAAAATTAAAAGTCAAACAGCTACAACCCGGCTCCCCGGCCGAAAAGTCCGGTTTACTTGTAGGAGATACCGTGGAAAAAATCAACGGTGAAAAAGCGAATATCTTTGAAGCGTATGATATGATTAAGAAATATCAATTGACTTGGAAGCGTGTGCCGATTAAATTAACGCTGCGCCGCGGGGGTAAAAAACACCAATTAGATATAGCAAATATGAATATGTAA
- a CDS encoding SdpI family protein has translation MNRPNYFKEVGIIALVFLPMIYLGIVWTSIPNIFPSNYNIFTGTPERIGERTDFLFLMMCLFIINFGLYALFRYIPRSPGTLQQSDEITRHKYYNIRFRIHFYLGLMDAIVIWMAQRGNVLFLEKWVFIGIGILLATIGFYLRNVPPNNYIGVRTPWTLKSTVNWTLTHHMTSRLWIFSGVGIIIGGLFVPMFTGMFIVCIIMGAIAYWPFTYSYRLYYKEQG, from the coding sequence ATGAATAGACCCAATTATTTTAAGGAAGTCGGTATCATTGCTCTCGTATTTTTGCCGATGATTTATTTGGGGATCGTTTGGACCAGTATTCCTAATATATTCCCTTCTAACTACAACATCTTCACGGGCACACCGGAAAGGATCGGTGAAAGAACGGACTTCCTATTTTTGATGATGTGCTTATTCATCATCAACTTCGGATTATACGCCCTGTTCCGCTACATTCCCCGTAGCCCCGGAACTTTGCAGCAAAGCGACGAGATTACCCGGCATAAGTATTATAATATTAGGTTCAGGATACATTTTTACCTGGGTTTAATGGATGCCATCGTAATTTGGATGGCCCAACGTGGCAATGTCTTGTTCCTCGAAAAATGGGTATTTATCGGCATCGGTATCCTGTTGGCAACCATCGGGTTCTACCTGCGGAATGTACCGCCGAACAATTATATCGGCGTGAGAACGCCCTGGACTTTAAAAAGCACGGTAAATTGGACTTTAACCCACCATATGACTTCGCGTTTGTGGATATTTTCCGGCGTAGGGATTATCATAGGTGGATTGTTCGTGCCGATGTTTACGGGAATGTTTATAGTATGTATTATAATGGGAGCGATAGCTTATTGGCCTTTTACGTACTCTTACCGCTTATATTACAAAGAACAGGGATAA